A single genomic interval of Spirosoma linguale DSM 74 harbors:
- a CDS encoding conserved hypothetical protein (KEGG: hypothetical protein), giving the protein MLKPNKYLLILLATITAYSLFEYYRPKPIDWRPTYENDDKIPFGTQALFDLLPDVIKPSGVNEVRLPVYNFLTETRLPTRSNYILICQEFNADKNDLKQLFNYVRRGNSVFISAYDLPDSLGKVLGFKAEVEDPNKADSTLRQYFVNPALQKAIGYNFTYDDGRNFLRITKPGQITVLGRNARKEPVFIRIQYGKGQFLIHNLPLAFTNYYVLGQKTSDYAFKALSYLPAQPTYWDEYQKQGRFDEDQQSIFRYVRSQPALNWAYYLVVFGLIFYAIFAGKRTQRIIPVVEPPQNTSLDFVKTIGRMYFQQGDHDNLGRKKIQYFLADVRERYGLNTTVLDKEFTEALARKSGASLDETAELVRILRDAQRSITLSEFDLITLNQAMEHFQNRDFNQI; this is encoded by the coding sequence TTGCTGAAACCGAATAAATATCTGCTTATTCTACTGGCTACGATAACGGCTTACTCACTTTTCGAGTACTACCGTCCGAAGCCCATTGACTGGCGGCCGACCTACGAAAACGACGATAAGATTCCATTTGGTACCCAGGCGTTGTTTGACCTGCTGCCCGATGTCATAAAACCCTCGGGGGTCAATGAGGTACGCTTACCGGTCTACAATTTCCTGACCGAAACCAGATTGCCCACGCGCAGCAACTATATACTTATATGCCAGGAATTTAATGCTGACAAGAATGATCTGAAACAGCTGTTCAACTACGTCAGGCGGGGCAACAGTGTATTTATCTCAGCCTATGACCTGCCCGATTCATTGGGCAAAGTATTAGGATTCAAAGCGGAGGTAGAAGACCCGAATAAGGCCGATTCAACTCTGCGTCAGTACTTTGTCAACCCAGCCTTACAAAAGGCTATCGGGTACAATTTTACGTACGACGACGGCCGTAATTTTCTACGAATAACCAAACCCGGCCAGATAACGGTGTTGGGTCGAAATGCCCGCAAAGAGCCGGTTTTCATCAGAATTCAATACGGGAAAGGGCAGTTTTTAATTCATAACTTACCGTTGGCATTCACGAATTATTATGTGCTGGGCCAGAAAACGTCTGATTATGCGTTTAAAGCGTTGTCGTATCTCCCTGCTCAGCCAACCTATTGGGATGAGTACCAGAAACAGGGGCGTTTCGATGAAGATCAGCAGTCGATCTTTCGGTATGTCCGGTCGCAGCCAGCCCTTAACTGGGCGTATTATCTGGTGGTTTTTGGCCTGATTTTCTACGCCATTTTCGCCGGAAAGCGCACCCAGCGGATTATTCCCGTTGTAGAGCCACCCCAGAATACCTCGCTGGATTTCGTAAAAACAATTGGCCGGATGTATTTTCAGCAGGGTGATCATGATAACCTCGGCCGTAAGAAAATTCAGTATTTCCTGGCTGATGTTCGCGAACGATATGGGTTAAACACAACGGTTTTAGATAAAGAATTTACGGAAGCCCTGGCTCGCAAAAGTGGTGCTTCGCTGGATGAAACCGCCGAGTTGGTACGAATTCTGCGAGACGCCCAACGGAGTATTACGCTTTCGGAGTTTGATTTGATTACCTTGAACCAGGCAATGGAACACTTTCAGAACCGGGATTTTAACCAGATTTGA
- a CDS encoding ATPase associated with various cellular activities AAA_3 (PFAM: ATPase associated with various cellular activities AAA_3; ATPase associated with various cellular activities AAA_5~KEGG: mxa:MXAN_2475 putative transcriptional regulator), translating into MESFQTRIDLSSLTASIDAIRAEVGKVIVGQHQTIDLLLTALLADGHVLIEGVPGVAKTLTAKLLAKTMSVGFSRIQFTPDLMPSDVLGNSVFVPKTGDFMFRQGPIFSNLVLIDEINRAPAKTQAALFEVMEERQVTNDGTTYPLDEPFMVLATQNPIEQEGTYRLPEAQLDRFLFKIVVGYPVGNEETDILRGHHQRQSAGRRNLNEALDAVQPVLTAEQLATLRGQVHQVHVEDKLFDYIAQIVQSTRTNKSLYLGASPRASVALLNSAKALATLRGRDFITPEDVQELAPSVLRHRVLLTPEREMEGGTADEVITQLVQKIEVPR; encoded by the coding sequence ATGGAATCCTTTCAAACGCGTATCGATCTTAGTTCCCTGACTGCCTCCATCGACGCCATCCGCGCCGAAGTCGGTAAGGTTATTGTTGGCCAGCATCAGACCATTGACCTGCTCCTGACGGCCCTGCTCGCCGATGGCCACGTACTCATTGAGGGCGTACCGGGCGTTGCCAAAACGCTAACGGCGAAACTACTGGCGAAAACTATGTCGGTGGGCTTCAGCCGCATTCAGTTCACGCCCGACCTGATGCCGTCCGATGTACTGGGCAACTCGGTCTTTGTCCCTAAAACCGGCGACTTTATGTTTCGGCAGGGACCGATTTTTTCTAATCTGGTGCTGATTGACGAAATCAACCGGGCTCCCGCCAAAACGCAGGCTGCCCTTTTTGAGGTCATGGAAGAACGGCAGGTGACCAACGACGGCACAACTTACCCGCTCGATGAACCGTTTATGGTGCTGGCCACCCAAAACCCCATTGAGCAGGAAGGTACGTACCGGCTGCCCGAAGCACAACTCGACCGATTCCTGTTCAAAATCGTTGTCGGCTATCCGGTCGGCAACGAAGAAACAGACATTTTGCGGGGGCATCACCAGCGGCAAAGCGCTGGTCGGCGCAACCTGAACGAGGCACTGGACGCCGTTCAGCCGGTACTGACGGCCGAGCAGTTGGCAACCTTGCGCGGACAGGTGCATCAGGTACATGTGGAAGATAAACTGTTCGATTATATCGCGCAGATCGTGCAGTCGACCCGAACGAACAAGTCGCTTTATCTGGGGGCGTCGCCCCGCGCATCGGTCGCCTTGCTCAACAGCGCTAAGGCCTTGGCTACGTTACGGGGACGCGATTTTATCACGCCCGAAGACGTTCAGGAACTGGCTCCATCGGTGCTACGCCACCGTGTACTGCTCACCCCCGAACGCGAAATGGAAGGTGGCACCGCTGATGAAGTCATCACCCAACTCGTCCAGAAAATTGAAGTACCCCGATGA
- a CDS encoding hypothetical protein (KEGG: rpd:RPD_2468 peptidase C14, caspase catalytic subunit P20): MKQLTLLCLLATSAIAQDGEYQVRWTSIMLANNRQAMGIPFFIGGRHSMAVDKPETVQHYRSQVFICLAQKNYEEATSWMEKMASSYPKEHGFIGENYLSRLHDYPRALRHLQAYDALTANFDDMIGNNPVSYLLGLTYRSLGDHPKAIYHFSVGIDSLATKHGAEWVNYRHFVSRAISYIATSQAEKSLIDLDKAAKNYSRSALVAYHKGRAFQQLNRLTEARTAFQDASFFYKALRAERTGDYQEDNDNPIYEEEIDEALSQLKQSKL, translated from the coding sequence ATGAAGCAACTCACCCTATTGTGTCTTTTAGCGACCTCGGCCATTGCGCAGGATGGCGAGTATCAGGTAAGGTGGACTTCGATCATGCTGGCAAATAACCGTCAGGCGATGGGCATTCCATTTTTCATAGGTGGGCGTCATAGTATGGCGGTAGATAAACCGGAAACAGTGCAACATTACCGCAGCCAGGTTTTCATCTGTCTGGCGCAGAAAAACTACGAAGAAGCGACATCGTGGATGGAGAAAATGGCCAGCAGCTACCCGAAAGAACATGGTTTTATCGGCGAAAACTACCTCTCCCGGCTTCACGACTACCCCCGCGCGTTGCGGCATTTACAAGCCTACGACGCGCTGACCGCTAACTTCGACGATATGATCGGCAACAACCCGGTCAGCTACCTATTGGGGTTAACGTACCGAAGCCTGGGCGACCATCCGAAAGCTATCTATCATTTCAGCGTCGGCATTGATTCACTGGCAACCAAACACGGGGCCGAATGGGTCAACTACCGTCATTTTGTGAGCCGAGCCATCAGCTACATCGCCACCAGTCAGGCCGAAAAATCCCTGATCGATTTGGACAAAGCCGCCAAAAATTACAGCCGAAGTGCGCTGGTTGCTTATCATAAAGGTCGCGCTTTTCAACAACTTAACCGGCTTACCGAAGCCCGTACGGCCTTTCAGGATGCATCTTTCTTTTACAAAGCCCTGCGCGCCGAACGTACCGGCGATTACCAGGAAGACAACGACAACCCTATTTATGAAGAAGAAATTGACGAGGCCTTAAGCCAGCTAAAACAGTCAAAACTATGA
- a CDS encoding protein of unknown function DUF58 (PFAM: protein of unknown function DUF58~KEGG: mxa:MXAN_2474 hypothetical protein), producing the protein MKLFRSLFVATRLWFALIALILLFVAAYAFPFLLPLVQVAFVVFILLIGVDGWLLFRPTARPGIFARREVPDRLSNGDENPITIYLENQYPFPAHLEVIDEIPFQFQRRDVLFRAHLKPRETRAIRYELRPTRRGEYNFGAVNVFTLSPLGLLKRRYQFEQGKLVAVYPSYLQMRQYELLAATNRLNEVGVKRIRRIGHSMEFEQVRPYATGDDVRTINWKATSRRSDSQGTALMINAYQDERSQPVYCLIDKGRVMQSPFDGLTLLDYAINASLVLSNIALMKQDRAGILTFSNHIGQLLPADRRTGHMLRILELLYRQKTRFLETDYESLYASVRANIRQRSLLLLFTNFETISAMHRQLPYLRRLAKDHLLLVIFFENTELSALLNQPATDTEQIYLKTIGEKFTFEKKQIVKELGQYGIQTILTAPQNLTANTVNKYLELKARGMI; encoded by the coding sequence ATGAAATTATTCCGCTCGCTTTTTGTTGCCACGCGCCTATGGTTCGCCCTTATTGCGCTGATCCTGCTGTTTGTGGCGGCCTATGCGTTTCCCTTTTTACTCCCGCTGGTACAAGTTGCCTTTGTAGTCTTTATTCTATTGATTGGGGTAGATGGGTGGCTGTTGTTCCGGCCCACAGCTCGTCCCGGTATTTTTGCCCGTCGGGAAGTGCCCGACCGCTTGTCGAATGGCGACGAGAACCCAATAACCATTTATCTCGAAAATCAATACCCGTTTCCGGCGCATCTGGAAGTGATCGACGAGATTCCGTTTCAGTTTCAACGGCGCGACGTACTTTTCCGCGCCCACCTGAAACCCCGCGAGACACGGGCCATTCGCTACGAACTCCGACCAACACGGCGGGGCGAATACAATTTCGGTGCGGTTAACGTCTTTACGCTGTCGCCGTTGGGCTTGTTGAAACGACGGTATCAGTTTGAGCAGGGAAAACTCGTGGCCGTGTACCCATCTTACTTGCAAATGCGGCAGTACGAACTCCTGGCAGCTACGAACCGGCTTAACGAAGTGGGCGTAAAACGAATTCGGCGCATTGGTCATAGTATGGAGTTTGAACAGGTTCGTCCCTACGCGACCGGCGACGATGTTCGGACAATTAACTGGAAAGCCACTTCCCGCCGAAGTGATTCGCAGGGAACAGCGCTGATGATTAACGCCTATCAGGACGAACGCTCGCAACCCGTTTACTGCCTGATCGATAAAGGACGCGTGATGCAGTCGCCGTTTGATGGGTTAACGCTGCTCGATTACGCTATCAATGCCAGTCTGGTACTGAGTAATATCGCACTCATGAAACAGGACCGGGCTGGTATTTTAACCTTTTCCAACCACATTGGCCAGCTCCTCCCCGCCGACCGCCGGACAGGGCATATGCTCAGAATTCTGGAGCTATTATACCGCCAGAAGACGCGCTTTTTAGAAACAGACTACGAGAGTCTTTACGCCAGCGTTAGGGCCAATATCCGCCAGCGTAGTCTGTTGCTACTGTTCACAAATTTTGAAACGATAAGTGCCATGCATCGGCAGTTGCCCTACCTGCGCCGGTTAGCCAAAGACCACTTATTGCTGGTGATTTTCTTCGAGAACACCGAATTAAGCGCCCTCCTTAACCAACCTGCTACCGATACGGAGCAGATTTACCTGAAGACAATTGGCGAGAAGTTTACTTTCGAGAAGAAACAGATTGTAAAGGAACTGGGCCAATACGGTATTCAAACCATTCTGACAGCCCCCCAGAACCTGACCGCCAATACCGTAAATAAGTACCTGGAGCTAAAGGCGAGGGGTATGATTTAG
- a CDS encoding protein of unknown function DUF820 (PFAM: protein of unknown function DUF820~KEGG: lch:Lcho_2361 hypothetical protein), which produces MHALEKIQLSEKQVEALASGELIAIPATWEEFEEFLTETDYRVEYHNGEIIIMGLATLIHEIIITRLAYFLTGYYLGKPFYVAGSNAGIRKDGQKGHYNGDILVIKGKPAYQGNSKSIIVNPYLIVEVLSPSTLDHDLGAKRRKYEQMDTVQEIVFVDPVDKEVIVCRRTERANVWTETLYNVPAEPINIDGFQLPLLEIFADLPE; this is translated from the coding sequence ATGCATGCTTTAGAGAAAATACAACTAAGTGAGAAGCAGGTAGAAGCACTGGCGTCCGGTGAACTGATCGCTATCCCCGCGACCTGGGAGGAGTTCGAGGAATTCCTGACCGAGACTGACTACCGAGTCGAATACCATAACGGAGAGATTATTATAATGGGGTTAGCCACACTTATTCATGAGATTATTATTACTCGATTAGCTTATTTTCTCACAGGCTATTATCTGGGGAAACCATTTTATGTAGCAGGTAGTAACGCTGGCATCCGCAAAGATGGGCAGAAGGGCCATTACAACGGTGACATCCTGGTCATTAAAGGAAAGCCTGCCTATCAGGGTAACTCCAAATCAATTATTGTTAATCCTTACCTGATTGTCGAAGTGCTTTCGCCCTCAACCCTTGATCATGATTTGGGAGCTAAGCGACGGAAATATGAGCAGATGGATACGGTACAGGAGATTGTATTCGTTGATCCTGTTGATAAAGAAGTGATCGTTTGTCGACGTACTGAACGAGCCAACGTCTGGACCGAAACCCTGTATAATGTACCTGCCGAACCAATAAACATCGACGGGTTTCAACTTCCATTACTGGAAATTTTTGCCGATTTACCCGAATAA
- a CDS encoding Sec-independent protein translocase, TatC subunit (TIGRFAM: Sec-independent protein translocase, TatC subunit~PFAM: Sec-independent periplasmic protein translocase~KEGG: dds:Ddes_1808 sec-independent protein translocase, TatC subunit) gives MPLDQLTDEEIDSEGKEMSFLDHLEELRWHIIRAVASIFVFAIIAFVYIEEIFDVVIMGPKNPNFWTYRMMCKLADTTGYADLCVKKLNFELQSLGVSDQFTMAMTSSAIIGLCFAFPYAFWELWRFIKPGLRNVERDAARGAVFFVSLLFTMGLLFGYFIVSPLAINFLANFQITPEIKNQFDITSYIGILVTLSLGCALIFQMPMIAYVLSKVGVLTPKYMREYRKHAWIVILVVAGIITPSPDIYSQVLVALPLTLLYEVSILVSARIEKARLKAARELEKS, from the coding sequence ATGCCTCTCGATCAACTGACTGACGAAGAAATCGATTCCGAAGGTAAGGAAATGTCCTTCCTGGATCATTTGGAAGAACTACGCTGGCACATTATCCGTGCGGTTGCTTCTATTTTTGTGTTTGCCATCATTGCCTTCGTTTACATCGAGGAGATTTTCGACGTCGTGATTATGGGACCTAAAAATCCCAACTTCTGGACGTATCGGATGATGTGTAAGCTGGCCGATACAACCGGTTATGCCGACCTGTGCGTGAAGAAGCTCAACTTTGAGTTACAGTCGCTGGGCGTATCCGATCAGTTTACGATGGCCATGACCTCGTCAGCGATCATTGGTCTTTGCTTTGCCTTTCCGTATGCTTTCTGGGAGTTATGGCGGTTTATCAAGCCGGGTCTTCGTAATGTTGAGCGGGATGCTGCCCGGGGAGCGGTATTTTTCGTTTCTCTGTTATTTACGATGGGGCTGCTGTTTGGCTATTTCATCGTGTCGCCCCTGGCGATCAACTTCCTGGCGAACTTCCAAATCACGCCGGAGATCAAGAACCAGTTCGATATCACATCGTACATCGGTATACTCGTTACCCTCTCGCTGGGTTGCGCCCTGATTTTCCAGATGCCGATGATCGCCTATGTATTATCGAAAGTGGGCGTTCTGACTCCGAAGTACATGCGCGAGTACCGCAAACACGCCTGGATCGTGATTCTAGTCGTAGCGGGTATCATCACGCCATCGCCGGATATTTATAGCCAGGTATTGGTAGCGCTACCATTAACCTTATTATACGAAGTCAGTATTCTGGTATCAGCGCGGATTGAGAAGGCGAGATTAAAAGCCGCCAGAGAACTGGAGAAATCGTAA
- a CDS encoding Glycine hydroxymethyltransferase (PFAM: glycine hydroxymethyltransferase; Orn/Lys/Arg decarboxylase major region~KEGG: gbm:Gbem_3102 glycine hydroxymethyltransferase) yields MTTATTTRDTQVFDLIAKEQHRQESGIELIASENFVSPAVMEAAGSVLTNKYAEGLPGKRYYGGCEVVDQVEQIAIDRAKELFGASWVNVQPHSGANANTAVFLACLHPGDTILGFDLSHGGHLTHGSSVNISGKYFRPTFYGVEKETGVINYDVVEETAKRERPKLLICGASAYSRDWDYARLRAIADEIGALLLADVSHPAGLIAKGLLNDPLAHAHIVTTTTHKTLRGTRGGIIMMRNDFENPFGIKTVKGETRLMSSLLDSGVFPGTQGGPLEHIIAAKAVAFGEALSDDFYDYAVQVKANAQAMANAFLSRGYEIISGGTDNHLMLIDLRSKGLTGKLAENTLIKADITINKNMVPFDDKSPMVTSGMRVGTAAMTTRGLKESDMEQIVVYIDKVLMNHDDAATLATVKEEINEWMKAFPLYA; encoded by the coding sequence ATGACGACCGCCACCACCACCCGCGATACGCAGGTATTTGACCTAATTGCTAAAGAACAACACCGGCAGGAGTCGGGTATTGAATTAATAGCCTCCGAAAACTTCGTGTCGCCCGCTGTTATGGAAGCGGCCGGTAGTGTCCTGACCAATAAATACGCCGAAGGCCTGCCCGGCAAACGGTACTATGGCGGTTGCGAAGTGGTCGATCAGGTTGAACAGATTGCCATCGACCGTGCCAAAGAACTCTTCGGCGCTTCCTGGGTCAATGTGCAGCCGCACTCAGGTGCCAATGCCAACACGGCCGTATTTCTGGCCTGCCTGCATCCCGGCGACACCATTCTGGGTTTCGACCTTTCGCACGGCGGTCACCTCACCCATGGTTCATCGGTAAATATTTCAGGTAAATATTTCCGCCCTACCTTTTACGGTGTCGAAAAAGAAACCGGTGTTATTAACTACGATGTGGTTGAAGAAACCGCCAAGCGCGAACGCCCGAAGCTGTTGATCTGTGGTGCTTCGGCCTATAGCCGCGATTGGGATTACGCCCGGCTGCGCGCCATTGCCGACGAGATTGGCGCCTTACTGCTGGCCGACGTATCGCACCCGGCCGGTCTGATCGCCAAAGGGCTGTTGAATGATCCGCTGGCGCATGCCCATATCGTTACTACAACAACCCACAAAACGCTGCGCGGCACACGGGGTGGTATCATCATGATGCGGAACGACTTCGAGAATCCATTCGGTATTAAAACGGTAAAAGGCGAAACCCGTCTTATGTCGTCGCTGCTGGATTCGGGCGTGTTTCCGGGCACACAGGGCGGACCGTTAGAACATATTATTGCCGCAAAAGCCGTTGCCTTTGGCGAAGCGTTGAGCGACGATTTCTATGATTATGCCGTTCAGGTGAAAGCCAACGCCCAGGCAATGGCCAACGCTTTCCTGAGTCGGGGTTACGAAATTATTTCGGGCGGTACGGATAACCACCTGATGCTGATCGACCTGCGTTCGAAAGGGCTGACGGGTAAACTGGCCGAGAACACACTGATTAAAGCCGATATAACCATCAACAAAAACATGGTTCCGTTCGACGATAAGTCGCCGATGGTAACGTCGGGGATGCGCGTTGGTACGGCCGCTATGACAACCCGTGGCCTAAAAGAATCGGACATGGAGCAAATTGTCGTATATATCGACAAGGTGCTGATGAACCACGACGACGCGGCAACACTGGCAACCGTTAAAGAAGAAATCAACGAGTGGATGAAAGCATTTCCGCTCTATGCTTAG
- a CDS encoding transcriptional regulator, AraC family (PFAM: helix-turn-helix- domain containing protein AraC type~SMART: Helix-turn-helix, AraC domain~KEGG: csa:Csal_2607 transcriptional regulator, AraC family) — protein sequence MKALFEKLVFSEQSSLLVRRFQIPYFDAPWHYHPEYELTYIVKSHGRRFVGDHVDSFQAGDLVLLGPDLPHFWRNDDDYYQAGSVQKAVSIVVQFPATFPERGLATVPEAESVRKLLERSRYGLRFSQAMSQSVSELLEQLPQQTGLPQLLGLLTILNELATDQEAYLLASDGYQLAPGAAETERMKRVLEFVLLHFREEIRIESIASIAGMAPAAFCRYFKNRTRKTFVEYLNELRIGHARKLLTTTDLSISQVSLDCGYNNSSHFHRQFKLYTSITPFQYQALAKGKG from the coding sequence GTGAAAGCTCTTTTTGAAAAGTTAGTATTCAGTGAGCAAAGCTCATTGCTCGTTCGCCGATTTCAGATTCCGTATTTTGATGCTCCCTGGCATTATCATCCGGAGTATGAACTAACCTATATCGTCAAGAGCCACGGCCGTCGATTTGTTGGGGACCACGTCGATTCGTTTCAGGCGGGCGATCTGGTACTGCTCGGGCCAGACTTACCGCATTTCTGGCGGAACGATGACGACTATTATCAGGCTGGTTCTGTTCAGAAAGCTGTGTCTATAGTGGTGCAGTTCCCGGCTACGTTTCCCGAGCGGGGATTGGCAACGGTACCCGAAGCGGAGTCGGTACGTAAACTGCTCGAACGGTCCCGGTATGGCCTCCGCTTTAGTCAGGCTATGAGCCAGTCTGTCAGCGAACTCCTGGAACAGTTGCCGCAGCAGACCGGCTTGCCCCAACTGTTGGGTCTGCTAACGATACTAAACGAACTGGCCACCGATCAGGAGGCTTATCTATTGGCCAGTGACGGCTACCAGCTGGCCCCCGGCGCGGCCGAAACCGAGCGAATGAAGCGAGTGCTCGAATTTGTTCTGCTGCATTTTCGGGAAGAGATTCGCATAGAATCCATTGCGTCGATTGCCGGAATGGCCCCGGCGGCTTTCTGCCGGTATTTTAAAAACCGTACCCGTAAAACGTTTGTCGAATACCTGAACGAACTACGCATTGGCCACGCCCGTAAGCTGCTCACAACGACTGATCTAAGTATCAGTCAGGTTAGTCTCGACTGCGGGTATAACAACAGTTCACATTTTCATCGGCAGTTTAAGCTCTATACCAGCATAACACCTTTTCAATACCAGGCGCTGGCAAAAGGAAAAGGATAA
- a CDS encoding Phytanoyl-CoA dioxygenase (PFAM: Phytanoyl-CoA dioxygenase~KEGG: hypothetical protein) yields the protein MEATIDKAVLLTELDAPYPVSQEAIAFYREKGYVKLKDVLSPAVLEYYGTIISDLVFKLNTLIKPMEERTTYERAFLQIMNLWREDEQAKEFVFSKRLAQIATDLMGVQGVRIYHDQALYKEPSGGITPWHADQFYWPLASPNTVTVWIPLQATPMEMGPLAFAEGSQTVEIGRDVEISDESEKILADELTRQNFTMHDTPFDLGEVSYHAGWTFHRAGPNVSDQPRKVMTMIYMDKDQVVMQPRNRFQVADHAKWLDNVPIGSHPQDELNPVIFSY from the coding sequence ATGGAAGCGACTATTGACAAAGCAGTATTACTGACCGAGCTGGATGCTCCTTATCCGGTCAGTCAGGAGGCTATTGCGTTCTATCGGGAGAAAGGGTATGTAAAGTTGAAAGATGTACTGAGCCCGGCAGTACTCGAGTATTATGGTACGATCATATCCGATCTGGTTTTTAAACTCAACACGCTCATCAAACCAATGGAAGAGCGCACGACCTACGAGCGGGCGTTCCTCCAGATTATGAATCTGTGGCGCGAAGATGAGCAGGCCAAAGAATTCGTTTTTTCGAAACGACTCGCACAAATCGCTACCGATCTGATGGGCGTTCAGGGAGTCCGAATCTATCACGATCAGGCGCTGTATAAAGAGCCGTCGGGTGGCATTACGCCCTGGCATGCCGATCAGTTTTACTGGCCGCTGGCGTCGCCCAATACCGTTACCGTCTGGATTCCATTGCAGGCCACGCCCATGGAAATGGGACCGCTGGCTTTTGCCGAAGGTAGCCAGACTGTTGAAATTGGCCGCGATGTAGAGATTAGCGATGAAAGCGAGAAAATTCTGGCGGATGAACTCACCCGGCAGAACTTCACCATGCACGACACCCCGTTCGATCTCGGCGAGGTGAGTTACCACGCGGGCTGGACATTCCACCGCGCCGGTCCGAACGTCTCTGACCAGCCGCGCAAAGTGATGACCATGATTTATATGGATAAAGATCAGGTCGTTATGCAGCCACGCAACCGGTTTCAGGTGGCCGACCACGCCAAATGGCTTGATAATGTGCCCATTGGCAGCCATCCACAGGATGAACTAAACCCGGTGATATTTAGCTATTAA